The window TCGATCAAGTTCTACCTTGTCGCGATTCTGTTCATCATCTTCGACATCGAAACCGTTTTCATGATCCCGTGGGGCGTCTACTACAGGCACCTGTCATGCTCGGTTCCACTCCTCAACGGTTCGTGTCCTGCCGGTCAGACTTCGTTCTTCGGACTCGGCGAGATGCTCGTGTTCATGCTGATTCTCGTGGTCGGCCTGGCGTACGTCTGGAAAAAGGGAGCACTTCAATGGGACTAGCATCTCGCACGGAGACCCGCTCGGTCTCCTACGAACCGCAGAGTCAGGAAGGCTGGGTCACGACCCGCCTCGATTTCCTGGTCAACTGGGGGCGCGCCAACTCGCTCTGGCCAATGCCCTTCGGAACGGCATGCTGCGCCATCGAGTTCATGGCCACCGCCGCAAGCCGCTTTGATCTCGCGAGGTTCGGCATGGAACGGATGAGTTTCTCCCCCAGGCAGGCGGATGTTCTCATCTGCGCTGGGCGTGTGCCTTTCAAGCTGGCACCGATCATCCGTCGGATCTGGCAGCAGATGCCTCAGCCCAAATGGTGTATTTCGATGGGTGCGTGCGCTTCCAGCGGCGGGATGTTCGACAACTACGCGGTTGTCCAGGGAATCGATACGATCATTCCGGTCGACGTTTACGTTCCCGGCTGCCCGCCGCGGCCGGAAGGGCTGATCTACGGCATCCGGATGTTGCAGGACAAGGTGATGAACGAACGTGGGTCGGACAGCCGACTCAGGGACGAGATCGTTCCCGATCCTTCCAGTCAGCTGTATATCCCTGCCGCCGCCATCGACGAATTGTCGGAGCCATTCGGTAATTCGGTACAGCAGAATCGATCAGCGCCGTGACTGAGAAGTTCGACGTCGTTGCCGCAGGCAGTGCAGCAACAGATGGGGTGGTGCCGGCAACGCCACGGAACATTCCGCACCGGGGCGGACCGCCAAATCCAGGCAGCGCCGCGATGATGGCACAATTTCCGGGTTCGGTGCTCCGCAGCGATGTGGTCTGGGGCGAAACCACAGTGGTTATCAAAACGGACGCTGTTACCGGCATCATGCAGTGGCTCCGCGATGATCCTGCGCAGCGGTACGATTATCTGAGCGACGTCACCGCCGTTGAGTACCGCGACTTCGACCAGCCAATCGAAGTCGTCTGGCACCTCCGCTCGCTGCCATTTCGGCGGTTTTTGCGTGTCAAGACCCAACTCGCCAAGGACGCACCCCTA of the Gemmatimonadaceae bacterium genome contains:
- a CDS encoding NADH-quinone oxidoreductase subunit B family protein; the encoded protein is MGLASRTETRSVSYEPQSQEGWVTTRLDFLVNWGRANSLWPMPFGTACCAIEFMATAASRFDLARFGMERMSFSPRQADVLICAGRVPFKLAPIIRRIWQQMPQPKWCISMGACASSGGMFDNYAVVQGIDTIIPVDVYVPGCPPRPEGLIYGIRMLQDKVMNERGSDSRLRDEIVPDPSSQLYIPAAAIDELSEPFGNSVQQNRSAP
- a CDS encoding NADH-quinone oxidoreductase subunit C, producing MTEKFDVVAAGSAATDGVVPATPRNIPHRGGPPNPGSAAMMAQFPGSVLRSDVVWGETTVVIKTDAVTGIMQWLRDDPAQRYDYLSDVTAVEYRDFDQPIEVVWHLRSLPFRRFLRVKTQLAKDAPLRVPSVWGIWKAADWMERECYDMFGIAFDGHPDLRRILMWEQYKEGYPLRKDFPLRGRFSRAEQLRQALSQNPEAKYSMDELSIADAFEDLPEEMRKRLGAGERTGE
- a CDS encoding NADH-quinone oxidoreductase subunit A translates to MSRAYLPVLMLLGFVVMNALLIVAISALTMRSRPTPVKQNPYESGIPVLGDARERFSIKFYLVAILFIIFDIETVFMIPWGVYYRHLSCSVPLLNGSCPAGQTSFFGLGEMLVFMLILVVGLAYVWKKGALQWD